Within Carassius gibelio isolate Cgi1373 ecotype wild population from Czech Republic chromosome A16, carGib1.2-hapl.c, whole genome shotgun sequence, the genomic segment tgttgttgtggaatTTGTTGCTGAGACGGCTGATGCTGCATCTCAAGTAGACCCAACAAACGTTGCAAAAGTACATTATTCTGCTGCAAGCAACTTGTAAGGGCCTCTTGCGAAGCCACAAGCGTCCGCATATCACGTCTGAAGCCTTCTCCAAACTCACGCAGGTTCTGCTCCATGCGATCTCCAAGCTGTATGGCTGCTTCTCCCAGCCCACGAAGTTCATCTTCCAGCCAGGAAGTGCGTGGTGGAGGGGGCTCGAGTGGGCCCTGGTGGGTCCCTAAAGATGGTTCTGGGCTTGGTTGAGGAGTGCCGTTGAGGAACGGGGCACTGTAAAGGGGTGAAGGAGGTAGCCAGCGTTCTGATGTTGGAGGCGGAACTATTCCCAGACCCAAGCCCAAACCCAGTTTATCCTCCATGCTGTTATCCACACCCTCACAATCATCTCCATCTTCACCTTCTTGCTCACCAGCTTCATCATCCTTTTCGAAACCATCTCTTTCAGAACTATCTCCAATTGTAACTGAAAGAGTGAAAACATACATAAACTTTCAATATTTTCAGACATTACTGTAGACTCATATTTGTGGGATCAATCCAAACCCAAAACGTTTACCTGGATCAGTGTCTGACAAACACATGAAACTGGCTTTTCCTCTAGTGCTCTGCTTTTGACGAGATTGCTGGAGCCTGGGACTGACTTGGGTCGGCCTTCCCAAAATTGCAGACCCTCTGCTTGATGGCAGGTAGCAGGTGCGGTGCCTCGCATCAGCCAGTCTACCACCATTTCGTCTCTTCAGGTCATCCCAGCGTTTCTTCACTTCTCTCAGAGTCCGAGGTACTCTAGACACAGCATTGACACGCTCAAGTATGCCAGCCCAAATGCGCTCTCTTTCTCGGCGCCGGAGCCTCCCTGCTGGACCGAACAGCTCCCCCTCACAGCGAGTGACCTCTGATACCAAGACCTCTAGCTCTGCCCCGCTAAAGCGGCTCTTCCTTTTCCCTACACCTCCCGCAGCTAATGATGAAGACACACCCCTGTCTTTAAATAAAAggcaaatatttatataacacaaaACTTGGTTTTGCATTTCTATTCaaaagtgaattttttttgtcCCATTTTGCAATGGTCAATATGGCACTTATGGTCTTTTGGGCTAACACTAACATATAGCatactgacatttttttattattattcatggtagttccataaataataaaaaaaaagaaaaaaaaaaaaaaactccttttcTAGCTAATTCCATCTGGTTCAAAATGCAAATGCCAGGTTTTTTATATTCATTGTGGTACcacatattataaataaacacacaaatataaactACTATTCACCTTAGGTGTACATATCATAATTttcaaaaagtcatttttatgcaattttatatatattcatatatataaatatgtcacATTTGAgtcaaaaatattgtaaaatagcgAACATTttcaatattacaaaaaataaaataaaataaaaacttgaaactGAAAACTGATATTGACTGTTACTATCATCAAACGATTACACAAactagacatttttacatttggtttTTAAAACTTAAACATGTTTCATTTAGTCAAAGAGCAAAAGTTGTGAAAATGTGTCAACAATAATCATAAGCGGGATGTTTGCAATAACCCATGATTCGCTGAGTAGAAGTCATCCATTAGGATATTACTGAGAATGTTAGCAGTAATATTTCAGTAAAGTCAAATTGCATATCATTAAAGACTTACTTTGTTCGATTGGGATGAGTTCATCTGAAGACATTCCAGGTGCGACTATGTTAGGATGCACAACCACAACATTAAAGGGCAGGCTGCTTGGCAACCCGCCATTCTGGTGGTCACAACTCCCCTCTGAGTCGTCATCTTCCCTGGGGAAACCGTCCTCTGAAACCCCGCCTCCAAAGGGCCCCTCTGGAGACTCCACTTTGATGTGCATGGGAGGTGAGTGCTCATACAGCAGCCCCCCCTCCTCGTAGTATTCAGTCATGGATATGTCGTGGCTTACAGACACACCAATGTGACTGATGGAGAGCGTGCCATTCACAAGCAGGGTGAAGAGCCACCATGCTCTTCCATGGCAAGCCTTTCATTGCTTCATTGTGATTTCTAACAAGAACAGCCTTAATAAAGGGCTCAGTAATACACAGccacagaaaacagatatttgcTACGGAGCAACAATAGGTTAACGTGTCATTTTAGAAAGGTGCTGTGTTCATTTAAACTGATTCTACGCAATTATTGCGATGTTTATGTTTATGCTTATTAGACCAAGAAAAGCAAAACCTGTGGCTTCCGTCCAAAAGCAAAACTCGAAGATGTTCTTCTGAAATTCGGTTATGTCTGACATTATGTATTTGaatcatttattaaatacaaacatCTTAGAGCTCTCCTAATTTACAGTTAATCTAGCAATGACTTGTAAAGATCCGAGGCTACAGAGGAGAGGACGAGaaataataacaaacaataatatACTTGTATTCGCCTTTAACTAATTGTTTAATTAAtggaattaaataatgaaatataaaggcCAAAATTACCTGTGTCGCAGCAATGCGCATATATTCTGCACCACATCCGCAATGGTTGCGCATTCCGCATAAATTACGTTAGCCGCCACTAGCTCTTCTCAAGCAAATACTGCTGTTCGTGTAAAAGTCATATTTGCAACGAGCCCG encodes:
- the LOC128030820 gene encoding myb-related transcription factor, partner of profilin-like, which translates into the protein MTEYYEEGGLLYEHSPPMHIKVESPEGPFGGGVSEDGFPREDDDSEGSCDHQNGGLPSSLPFNVVVVHPNIVAPGMSSDELIPIEQNRGVSSSLAAGGVGKRKSRFSGAELEVLVSEVTRCEGELFGPAGRLRRRERERIWAGILERVNAVSRVPRTLREVKKRWDDLKRRNGGRLADARHRTCYLPSSRGSAILGRPTQVSPRLQQSRQKQSTRGKASFMCLSDTDPVTIGDSSERDGFEKDDEAGEQEGEDGDDCEGVDNSMEDKLGLGLGLGIVPPPTSERWLPPSPLYSAPFLNGTPQPSPEPSLGTHQGPLEPPPPRTSWLEDELRGLGEAAIQLGDRMEQNLREFGEGFRRDMRTLVASQEALTSCLQQNNVLLQRLLGLLEMQHQPSQQQIPQQQQIQQPAQQQQEPPQQQPYEPMLLPQEQPQLEQQIPATVPPLPPPPDILDGTRPTEPPNDINGVTQQPRRGRTVDLRRRRRR